Below is a window of Anaerobacillus alkaliphilus DNA.
AAAGAGTTGCCTTTTCTAATATTGCCATTTGCGCTACCATCGGCTGTATAATTGAAAATTGTTTGTGGTTGGATTCAACAATGATGGTACCATCCCTTTGTACTACAATTGGATTTTCCTTATTAAATAGCATTGGCAGACCCGCTTTCAAATGGAAATTTTATAATTTCACTTCAAATTCTTCAAAGACTTCATAAGAACTATAATCGTTATGTACAAGTTCTACCTTAATTTTATAAGTTCCGATAGGCAGAGATTTAATAATAAATGAAGATGTAAAAATAGAGTCTACTTTGTTGTCATTTATATATAGATGAACATGACCTTCACCTTCATTTTTCAAAGTTCCAGCTTTTTCTTTTGAAAAGGAAAAATCTTTTACAAAACATTCGACATAGATATCTCCATCTTTCACATCATACTTCACGATCAGACGGTCTTCTTTTTCTTCCAAGTCTTGTGAAGTAACTAGTCGCTCATACGTCTCATCATAAGGAATTGATTTTGTAAACAATTGATCATCATAAACAAGCGTTTCTACACTGTTGGAGACATTCATTGATAATACTAAAATAGCAAATATAAATTTAAGCATTTATTAAACCCACCCTTTAAAATATCATAATTCAAGTTTTACCGTTTTTTTTCTCATTTATCCATGGAATAAAGCTATTCGTTAAGAACTATTATTTTTCACAAAAAAATAGGTAGATGAGTCTCCTTCATCTACCTATTGCTGAGGTGTTCCCATGCCTTTTACCATATCAAAAAGCATCAACGCCATATTTAAATTTGATTGAAAACGATCTAACTTTTGAGGGAGTGTTTTCCCTTGAAAGACCTTAACTTCATTTTCTAGTTGAGTAATAGACTGAGGATCCCTAGCCAAATAACGATACCAAATTGGATTATGCCGAATAAATTGTTTGATTTCTGGACGCTGATTAATATACATTTGAATATCCTGTCTCATAATATAAGCCCCTTCTTAGATTTTCTTTGATCATTTTGTATTAAAACTGTCGGAAATTAAAAGGGCTTTGTTGATTTTGTTGTGGTTGAGATTGTTGTGTTTGTTGTGAATTTGAACCACTTTGGTTAGACGGATTAGATTGAAATGACTGTAATAAGCCTTGAACAGTAGCCATAATCCCGCTTAGATTTTGTACATGACCTTGGATATCATTTAAATTGATGGATTTTAGCATTGAGAGAATTTCACCAAATTGAGGACCTTTGCTTTCCCCTTGATCTTTTTCTTCTTTTTCATCCGTACTCTCAACTTCTTCTTCCTCGTCGATATCAGAGGCCTCAATTTTTTTGTACTTTTTCCATACTTCTTCATTGTCACCTAAAATGGTCCATTCTTCGTAAAAGTCTTGCCAAGATTTTTTTCCTGCCCTCACTTCTTTAATTAGTAATGGATGTTTCTTAACAAATTGTTTAAACTGTTGTACAGACGGATGTAAAGTAGTTCTCTTACTCATAAAGGCACCTCCTCATGAAAAATACATCTACATAGTTCTATTACATCATACAAAAGCGCCTAGCTATGTGTGCGCCTATTTTTAAAGTAAAATATAAAACATCCTGTAATTATGAAGTTTCTAGGAGATGTTAACTATGACAAAAAAAAATAAACTTTTAGATGAAATTGAGCAATATTTAACAATGGCTTCTTCTGAAAATAGGGAAATTCTTGAGACTTTATTTCGTAATATCAAAGAAAAACATAATGGGAAGCATCGTTCGTATCTCTCAGCTCTCATGCAAGTAAAAGGAACAGTCTTAGAAAACGGAAATTATGAAATTCGTATTCCAATACAACCTCTCATTCATAACCCCCTTGGAATGGTACACGGTGGAATTATTGCATCTGTAATTGATATTTCAATGGGATCTATCGTTCATCGATCAATTCCCGATGGCTATGCAACTGTTACAACAGAACTTAAAATAAACTACTTAAAACCAGGTCTTGGTAAAGAGCTCATATGCGTTGCATCAATTCTTCATAAAGGTAATTCCCTATGTGTATGCGAGGCTAGGGTATATAACGATGAGGAGAGTCTGGTGGCCATTGGAACCGGGAGTTTTTTTGTTTTGAAGCCTAGAACATCTTAAATAAGCAAAGCGCAAGGCGCCCGCCTATCGGCGAAAAGCAAATGTTCTGGCAAGCGACTTCTTGAATATTCTTCTTTGCAAGCTTTGCGACGAGTAATCGCAGGAGCAAGTAGTGTGCACTTTCACTTTTACCGGGCAGGTTATTTGACCTCGAGCCAAGAACATCCTCGAATTAACTTCGTCGCACCTTTGCGACGAGTAACCGCAGGAGCAGATGGCGCCTGGAACTAGACAATTCTTACGTTGAAATTTTATACTATCCTATAATACAACAATAGAGCATCCTCCATAGCTGAAGGATGCTCCACGTAATTACCAAGGTGTAATAAAGTTTTGGGTATAGTATCGTTCATACACACCAACACCTAAATGCGTAAACTCTTCATGAAGTAAATTCACTCGATGGCCTTCACTATTCAGCCAGCCTTCAACTACTGCGATCGAATCTACATACTTTGCAGCAATATTTTCACCCGCTAATTGGTATAGTACACCTTGCTTTTTTAAGCGATCTTTTAGTTCTCCCTCCGAAGGCGAGGTATGTGAGAAATATTCATTAATACTCATATCTTCACTATGATGGAAAGCAACGATTGAGGTTTCTTCATCCCACTCTAACTTATTTAGGTCATGACGTTTTCGGATTTCATTTGTTATCGCTAAAATTTGTAACGAAGCCCCATACTCGATATCCCTCCATTGATCAGCCGATAAAGGTTTCGCTTCAATTAGTTCACCACGATACACAACTGAATAAGGTCGATGCTTAATCAAGGTCTCACCATTTAAATAGCGAATTCCTGAAAGTTTTTTTGTAAATGTATCAAAGTAAAGCTGGATAAACACATGATCTGCAAAAAGCAGCGGCCGAGTTTCAAGTTCCTCTTCTGTCAAATTAAATTGATAAGAATTCCCTTTTACATTAAATGAAACTTGTTGAGGAAATCCAATCTCATTCATTATTTCCTCATACGACTGCCCAATATAGAAAGGCGCAATTAACAACTCGCTCCCAATAAAATAAACAGTAACTACATAGCCTTCATCAACACCTATTTGAATATAACTTTCGCTACTTGGATATATCCACCATTCGTAATCGTAGGCAGAAACATCAATACGACTAGGTTCCCCATAGATGTTTATTATCTCATTGACCGGCAAACCTATTAATTTGTGTAAACCGTCCTCTTGTAGTAGGATTGATTTTTCTTTATCCTCTAATTTTGCCTCGTATAAAGTCTTTTCTGCTTCAATAAAATTAACTTGTGTATGAGTAGTTTCATTATCGTTCACAAGTAGGTTGTCCACAAGAAGCGCAATAATCAATGCTAGACTTAAAAAGCAAAGAACTAAAAACATTCCACAACCAAGTTTTTTCATGTGCACCCCTCTCTCTTTGTTAGCCTCGAAATTTACGTTTAATCTATATAACTCTTTTCTTTTTATATGTATATTCTCCTGCATATACTTTATGCTAAAAACATAGGTTATTCGGGAAAATTCGTCCAAGCCAATGGGAGAAAAAAAAGAAAAAAGTCAAATTACTTCTAAAAAGTAATTTGACCTTTAGAATTTCAATCATCCTCATAACTAATTAGTGATGAACTTGTGGGCTCTCCGAGATTTCTGATAATGCATATCCTGCATCATCATCAGAACCATCATGTACAGCTAAATCACCTAACGAACAAATTCCAACTAACCTGTTATTTTCAACGATTGGTAATCGTCTAATTTGATGTTTAGCCATTAATTTTGCAGCCTCTTCTAAGCTCATTGTAGGCTCTGCTGTTATGAGATGTTCACTCATAATATCAGTAACTCTAGTAGAGTTCGGACGTTTCTCTGCAACCCCTCTTATCACGATATCTCTATCGGTAATCATGCCGAGGAGGTGATCGTTTTCACATATAGGAATTGCCCCCACATTTAATTCTTTCATTTTAACCGCAACTTCATAAACATTATCAAGTGGTGTACAATACTCTACATTTGAAGTCATGACATCACGTACATGTTCCATTTCTATATAGCCTCCTTATAATAACCTTTTACTTTTCACTAATAATATGTCCGAAAACAATAATTTTATGGATGTTTCTCTTAAGAAATCATACTGTTTTAGGTAGACTAAAAAAAGTTCATCAATCATGATGAACTTTTGTAGCGTGTAATAACTCTTCCTTTATAGCAAGCCAAGTTTCCTGTGAGACATCACCTATCCATTGTCCAAAAACAGCGTTTCCTCCTCCTTTACCGCCAAACCTTTCCTTTAATACTTGGAGGCAATTACCTACATGAAATAATTTAGAAGACGAAGCAGCCAAGATCCATGTTTTTTGGGATTTATTATGAAAGATTACGACCTTATCACCAGCTTCGATAATAATCTTTGCCAAATCCTTCATCTCTTGTAAAGGTTTATTTTCCCAGCTAACTTCAATAACGTTGTTTATCGCTTCACTAATAATAGTTGCCGCCTCGTTATGAATTTCTTTTTCATATAACTTTTGATGGTTTCTTTTGAGTAGTTGGTGACCTGTATAGAAACCTGAAAATCTTTCTTTAACTAATGTAGGAGGTATGTTTAGCTTTTTGCTTACTTCACGAACTGCCTCATATACTTCCTGAAAAAATGAAAATGCTCTTGCTCCACAAACAAAGGATAGTCGAACATTTTGCTTATTTTTTTCCCAGCCAAGAATTTTAACCAAGCCTAATTCACCAAGCATTCGTACATGTGTACCGCAACAAGTAGACGTATCAATACCTTCAATTTCTATAAATCGTACAAACTTCGGCTTATCCTTAAGCTTTACTAGTTTTTCCTTGTCAATCTCCTCATAAGGGAGTTGGTAATTTTCAACGGTTCTATTTTCGAAAATATAATGAGAAAGCTTAGCTTCCACTTGTTGAATTTGTTCTTCGTTAAGCTCATCTACTTGTAGATCAATCGTACAAACTTCTTTCCCCAAATGAAAGGATAATGTCCGGATACCAAAAAACTCTAACCAAACAGCAGATAACAAGTGTTGACCTGTGTGGTGTTGCATGTGATCAAAACGGCGAGGAAAATCAATTTCAAGTTTTACCCGGCTTTTTTCAATTTGATTAGCCAATTTATGTAGTACTACATTGTCGTTAATCTGAACATCCAACACTGGTATTCCATCAATTGTACCTAGATCAGCTGGTTGTCCACCCCCTTCAGGGTAAAATATAGTTTGATCAAGAGCTACCCATGTTTCCCCATTAACTGTCTTTGTATCTCTAATCGTTGCCCAAGACTCTTTCAAATATGGATCATGTTCAAAAATCTTTTTAGTCATTTTATTCATCCTTTTTGTTCATATTAAAACCAAATGATTAATTTATGTGATTTTAATTGCATCTTCTTACTTTTCATACTATCATAATTAGATGAAGCTAGCTTACATAATAGGAGGGTAAAATAAATGAAATTTGAAGGAACTGAATTAACAGGTAAAGAAATTGAATTTTCTGTAGCTGAACATGTACTGGGTGAAGCTGGTTTTGTTCATGCTGGGCAATGGGATTATGAAAGAGTTACATTTGACTATAAATTCGATGACTTAGTAAACGATGATGTGTACTATTTACGAGTACAAGCTTACGCAGTTAAAGGTGAAATTCCTTCTCCTTATAGTGTGATTAAGTTTTTAGATCCAATTTTAGGGAAGCATTACTATCCACACGGAGTTGAATATGCAGATGAAAAATTCCCTAAACATATCTTAGATAAAAGTAACAAAAAGATAGAACAGATTGCAGCTTTATTAAAATAGTCTTGAAGGCACTGCAAAAACAGCATGTAGCCTGGAATAAATAAAAAAACGTATGAGCTTATCTTAAGTTCATACGTTTTTATTCATTTACAATTATTTGATCGACTAAAACATTTACTTCTTTTACACTAAAATTCGTATACAATTCAACATGATTTTTTACTACTTGCTGTAACTCCGATAAAACTACTGATAATTCCAAACCATATCTAACTCCAACCTTTAGAGAGATCGTAATACCATCATTAGAGGAATTAATGAAAATGTTTCGGTTATTTCTATTGACCTTTTCAAGTATCTTTTGTT
It encodes the following:
- a CDS encoding YlbE-like family protein; translated protein: MRQDIQMYINQRPEIKQFIRHNPIWYRYLARDPQSITQLENEVKVFQGKTLPQKLDRFQSNLNMALMLFDMVKGMGTPQQ
- the ylbD gene encoding spore coat protein YlbD; the protein is MSKRTTLHPSVQQFKQFVKKHPLLIKEVRAGKKSWQDFYEEWTILGDNEEVWKKYKKIEASDIDEEEEVESTDEKEEKDQGESKGPQFGEILSMLKSINLNDIQGHVQNLSGIMATVQGLLQSFQSNPSNQSGSNSQQTQQSQPQQNQQSPFNFRQF
- a CDS encoding PaaI family thioesterase; protein product: MTKKNKLLDEIEQYLTMASSENREILETLFRNIKEKHNGKHRSYLSALMQVKGTVLENGNYEIRIPIQPLIHNPLGMVHGGIIASVIDISMGSIVHRSIPDGYATVTTELKINYLKPGLGKELICVASILHKGNSLCVCEARVYNDEESLVAIGTGSFFVLKPRTS
- a CDS encoding CAP domain-containing protein is translated as MKKLGCGMFLVLCFLSLALIIALLVDNLLVNDNETTHTQVNFIEAEKTLYEAKLEDKEKSILLQEDGLHKLIGLPVNEIINIYGEPSRIDVSAYDYEWWIYPSSESYIQIGVDEGYVVTVYFIGSELLIAPFYIGQSYEEIMNEIGFPQQVSFNVKGNSYQFNLTEEELETRPLLFADHVFIQLYFDTFTKKLSGIRYLNGETLIKHRPYSVVYRGELIEAKPLSADQWRDIEYGASLQILAITNEIRKRHDLNKLEWDEETSIVAFHHSEDMSINEYFSHTSPSEGELKDRLKKQGVLYQLAGENIAAKYVDSIAVVEGWLNSEGHRVNLLHEEFTHLGVGVYERYYTQNFITPW
- a CDS encoding CBS domain-containing protein; this encodes MEHVRDVMTSNVEYCTPLDNVYEVAVKMKELNVGAIPICENDHLLGMITDRDIVIRGVAEKRPNSTRVTDIMSEHLITAEPTMSLEEAAKLMAKHQIRRLPIVENNRLVGICSLGDLAVHDGSDDDAGYALSEISESPQVHH
- a CDS encoding alanyl-tRNA editing protein, coding for MTKKIFEHDPYLKESWATIRDTKTVNGETWVALDQTIFYPEGGGQPADLGTIDGIPVLDVQINDNVVLHKLANQIEKSRVKLEIDFPRRFDHMQHHTGQHLLSAVWLEFFGIRTLSFHLGKEVCTIDLQVDELNEEQIQQVEAKLSHYIFENRTVENYQLPYEEIDKEKLVKLKDKPKFVRFIEIEGIDTSTCCGTHVRMLGELGLVKILGWEKNKQNVRLSFVCGARAFSFFQEVYEAVREVSKKLNIPPTLVKERFSGFYTGHQLLKRNHQKLYEKEIHNEAATIISEAINNVIEVSWENKPLQEMKDLAKIIIEAGDKVVIFHNKSQKTWILAASSSKLFHVGNCLQVLKERFGGKGGGNAVFGQWIGDVSQETWLAIKEELLHATKVHHD
- a CDS encoding YugN family protein — protein: MKFEGTELTGKEIEFSVAEHVLGEAGFVHAGQWDYERVTFDYKFDDLVNDDVYYLRVQAYAVKGEIPSPYSVIKFLDPILGKHYYPHGVEYADEKFPKHILDKSNKKIEQIAALLK
- a CDS encoding Asp23/Gls24 family envelope stress response protein translates to MLKKRLEKGELSIFDDVVKVITEMAISEINGVEVSTSFFQQKILEKVNRNNRNIFINSSNDGITISLKVGVRYGLELSVVLSELQQVVKNHVELYTNFSVKEVNVLVDQIIVNE